One genomic segment of Diceros bicornis minor isolate mBicDic1 chromosome 25, mDicBic1.mat.cur, whole genome shotgun sequence includes these proteins:
- the LOC131421424 gene encoding DNA dC->dU-editing enzyme APOBEC-3A-like, with the protein MDSNTFTANFNNTELPHETCLCYEVELPDGDSRVPLDQDKGFLQNTVTDQPDGSRGQLPVQGPSGEKLLGAHGVSHRALSPLFPQLLRLHLESGGRDRFCRDWQLLFISPRGAGPPLISHAETHFLDLIRSWELDRALHYTVTIFISWSPCAPCAKNLAEFLRENSHVSLRIFASRIYSRSDYYKKGLRTLQAAGAQIAIMTSQEFKHCWETFVHHQGRPFQPWNGLDYTSGKLSRDLQGILQ; encoded by the exons ATGGACAGCAACACCTTCACTGCGAACTTCAACAATACAGAATTGCCGCATGAGACCTGCCTGTGCTATGAGGTGGAGCTCCCAGATGGTGACTCCAGGGTCCCGCTGGACCAGGACAAGGGCTTCCTGCAAAACACGGTGACTGACCAGCCTGACGGCAGCAGGGGGCAGCTCCCAGTCCAGGGACCTTCAGGGGAGAAGCTTCTCGGTGCTCACGGGGTGTCCCACAGAGCCCTCTCACCTTTGTTCCCACAGCTGCTGCGGCTCCACCTGGAGTCGGGGGGTAGGGACCGTTTCTGCCGTGATTGGCAGCTT CTCTTCATCTCCccccgcggggccggcccg ccTCTCATCTCCCACGCAGAGACGCACTTCCTGGACCTGATCCGTTCTTGGGAGCTGGACCGGGCGCTGCACTACACGGtcaccattttcatctcctgGAGCCCTTGCGCTCCCTGTGCTAAGAATCTGGCTGAGTTCCTGAGGGAGAACTCACACGTGAGCCTGCGCATCTTCGCTTCCCGCATCTATAGCCGCTCAGACT ACTATAAGAAGGGACTGCGCACACTGCAGGCGGCTGGGGCCCAAATTGCCATCATGACCTCCCAGG AGTTCAAGCACTGCTGGGAAACCTTCGTGCACCACCAGGGAAGACCCTTTCAGCCCTGGAATGGGCTGGATTACACCAGTGGCAAGCTGTCCCGGGACCTGCAGGGCATTCTCCAGTAG